Within Lolium rigidum isolate FL_2022 chromosome 5, APGP_CSIRO_Lrig_0.1, whole genome shotgun sequence, the genomic segment AGCTAACTAGCTGTAGATTTCTATAACACCAATCTATGGCAAAGGATTGCTCACTCTGCCAACCATAACAATTGATGAAGTTCTGTGAGAAAAATAGCTGCCGCCATTTAGTTGTCAAGAAGGTGAGAAGTTATCTTCTCGTATTGCCTGGCATAGTCGCACCCCAGTAACTGAGGATTAGACTGTACGGCTGTGCAAAGATCTAGCAGTGAAGCTTGGTAGGAGCAGCCTAAATCTGAAGCAAAGCCATTATTCCTCCCGCcatttgcagcagcagcagcgctcCCATTAGCTCCACGTGTCCTAGTTGTGTTTCCTCTTGCTTTGGCAACACCCAAACAAGACTTGAGCATCTGACTTATGTACACATTCATCCCAGAGTTCAGCAAATCAGCACAGTCTAGGGATATGCTAAGGCCTTCGGCCTTGAGCTTGTTCTCAAGTAGCTTCGACAGGTACTGTGTATCTGGCAATTCACCATTGCTGTAGCAGACCTCTGAAGCATAAGAGGTCGGAGGCTGAGAATTCTGAGCCTTGGGGGGGATTCCCAGCGGAGCCCTGATCGGGCTCTGACTCTGCACACACACCGGGCTTCCCCTGGCTTGGTCAACCTCCTCGCCTTCCTCCACGGACACAAACTCCCCGGCCCCTGGATGACCAAGAGGGGACTTTCCAAGCGGACTCGGCTTATCTCCGAACCTCCTGTCCCGGCTACCCACTGGCCGCACCCTCCTCGCCAGCGGCACGCCACTTGCCAACGGCCCGTTCGTCACGGTGCTAGTCTGTGAATTCCCAGTGGGCGTCTGCCTGCTGGGCGGCGGCCCCAGGGACATACAAGCATTGCCGAGGATCGACCGGACGAGGAAGTTGTGAAGCTTAATGTTCTCCTTCCCCAGTGCAGTCACACAGATCTTGTCAAACTCGCTCTTCCCAAGCTGAAACCCAAGGAACTTCTTGAGGCTGTGGAAGTAGAGGTCGGCGCGCTGGTGCCCGATCTTCCCGACTAGCCGAGACTTGATCTCGGCCGTGTCGACCCGAGCAACTTTCCTGGACGGCTGCATCTTGGAAGGAACCACGCCAAATGTGGCAGCTCCCCGAAGACGAGAGCAAACCCTAGCTGCTCGCCGCCGAACAACCGCGTGGAGCTCCGGCAATCCCCGGACGGAGGGCTGGCGTCAAGAAGTATCCTGGAAGCGGGAATCTGCATAATCAGATCAAGAAGCAGAGTTTAGAACGAAGCAGGTCAGCACAAGTAGGGGTTGCTCCGTGATCTAAAACAATGTTTCCAGCAGCAACAGGTTTCTACCCCAAAACAAAGTTTCGAGCGAACCCATTCTCGGCGAATCCTCAATCCGGAGCAAAACCGCGTCGAATTGTACGGACTCGACGAACTCGCGGGAGAAATACGATCGAACCAGCCGACTTCCCTCGATGAAAATTTTGGGGAAGACAGAGAGGATTAGGGGGAGGAAACACTGACCTGGATCGGAGAGGCTGGACGCCCGAGCCGAATTCGACGAACCTAATGCGAATTCAGCGGATAGAATGGATTTTGTttttggttgtgctgcggccGCCGCAATTGGGGAATTTTTCTCCTCCCAAATTTATTCCCGTCGTCGCGACGAACAGAGCAGCAGTGTCAATTTGGACTTCCGGTCTAATGTCTCGCTGACTGGCTGGGCCCGTGCATCATGTTGAAGCGGGTGGTGCCGCCAGAGTGGGCTCGCATTGTTCGTTTATGTTATCGGGCGAGGTGAGGGCACCtcgacgaataacaagccaagatctaatctattagATGGTACTAACAAGGTGACGATCAATGTACAGTCGAAGATCGTTAAGTGTTAACGatataaatctcgtggtggatgtagtagatCACTTGTCGCTtttaaaagcgcgtagaagaacttaatggtgccacaatcgggcgtacctccgcactcggtcacacgtacggtgttcatGACGATGTccatctccctgttccagcggcagtggaagtagtagatccttctcgaaatcccgacagcacgacggcgtgatggcggtggtggtgaagaaatcctgcagggcttcgacgtagccgtgcaagagggagggggaggaggaaggggcggctagggtttggggagagggagctTGGGTTGCGACTTGTACAACGcttggggctccccttgccctcctttttTAGGTGGAAAAGACCCTTCAAGACCTGTCCCCAAAATTTGGGAGAGTTCCGGTCAgtttctgtcagccgaaacctGCTAGAACTAGAACTCTTTTGCCATCTGAATCTGCCTTAGGGGGACTCTTTAACCCTTAAGGAAAGcgtggatacacctattatggaaccctccgg encodes:
- the LOC124653094 gene encoding uncharacterized protein LOC124653094; protein product: MQPSRKVARVDTAEIKSRLVGKIGHQRADLYFHSLKKFLGFQLGKSEFDKICVTALGKENIKLHNFLVRSILGNACMSLGPPPSRQTPTGNSQTSTVTNGPLASGVPLARRVRPVGSRDRRFGDKPSPLGKSPLGHPGAGEFVSVEEGEEVDQARGSPVCVQSQSPIRAPLGIPPKAQNSQPPTSYASEVCYSNGELPDTQYLSKLLENKLKAEGLSISLDCADLLNSGMNVYISQMLKSCLGVAKARGNTTRTRGANGSAAAAANGGRNNGFASDLGCSYQASLLDLCTAVQSNPQLLGCDYARQYEKITSHLLDN